The Eurosta solidaginis isolate ZX-2024a chromosome 4, ASM4086904v1, whole genome shotgun sequence genome includes a window with the following:
- the Ranbp21 gene encoding exportin-5 has product MTQRGGVGNVAALGEELAQAVDLIMRPETAQQSRMEAYMACERFKEESPLCAQVGLYLASGQQFGQNVKHFGLQLMEYTIKFKWNSISHEEKLFIKENAMKLLHFGVGPAEDATLAHLKDALSRIIVEMIKREWPQQWTTLLAELSDACTKGEPQTELVLLVFLRLVEDVALLQTIESNQRRKDMYQALTNNMNDIFDFFRRLIELHVTGFRDATAHGNYQKASAHGRVVEVVLLTLTGFVEWVSMQHITLNNCKLLQILCILLNDKAFQTNAAECLSQITQRKGQVKERRPLLMLFSEEPMRYIYTASQMLPDAITSAALEQNHNFLKKLLNMLSGLAQQIVLLWGKEDGSIQRPQHFEIFLECLLYLARHPSMTVAHGSTLIWNVLLKHDGISKDPVVVPYIPKMIDVVAPRIIKPLYPSTRTLPATLSTAAYICLEYDSEEEFAVFYHRCRTDFLEVFRQSTLIQPIITFNYCEQWLNARLAKAHTERDNPNCSVKDPVYMEWEALVCVIDGVLSRILLVSERPAVQSGLRLLEECLKVETTNPLILSILLSCISALFVFLSMSSCQITLNNCVAMSGVALLPRVLERIFQALVFRDANEVDTGTTRAQAVKNLHRHAASLMVKLGHKYPLLLLPVFDQIDTHVKALLDDPRNVLSKMERTTLQEALLLISNHFCDYERQTAFVANIMRDTLPHWPTFAEVFKTPYNFIQFVGLNKPAVTPIQADPNSVNRGHLLDALNVVLGIIKRCTWPDDPDRASRGGFVVGFTEHGNPICRNPATPHVIPLLPHILALMRVLNELYRPQALSFLSEDFRNVYTMMDHEKKTLLGVFTPPADPLDPSVKKLSTTVERIQQFMSLLYDSCYHMMGSAGPSLGRDLYQLQGIADALINSIFASLEDVPDYRLRPVVRVFFKPFIYSCPPAFYDTVLVPIFAHLAPFMCHHLIQRWTYISSLYESGQLNEETNDTQEVLEDMLNRSLTREYLDVLKVALVGAGADNVPAVINVADVAMEPEEHSMDGAAHTRAAQSALLSDIISDLGVKLLRNDATSNYILMTLMAALSWQDSACSMKAVNVVAPVMRFLASSDIQLMDQNKATTAFHAVLQGLQVHGMHEANQAGLITLGVQFYELLRPKFPILSDVLRNIPNVNAADVQKFDEKVSGAPLKGNKVDKTKKDLFKKMTARLVGRSVNEMFSRQIEILNLPPMQAPARKPNIDIVDITQNAGLTQLFSGAEK; this is encoded by the coding sequence GAAGCCTACATGGCATGTGAACGTTTCAAAGAAGAATCACCGCTCTGTGCACAAGTTGGTCTCTACTTAGCAAGCGGACAACAATTTGGACAAAATGTGAAACATTTTGGGTTACAATTAATGGAATATACAATTAAATTTAAATGGAATAGCATTTCACATGAAGAGAAGCTATTCATTAAAGAGAATGCCATGAAATTGTTACATTTTGGTGTAGGACCAGCAGAGGATGCTACATTGGCCCACTTGAAAGATGCGTTGTCGCGCATAATTGTCGAAATGATTAAACGAGAATGGCCACAACAATGGACTACACTATTAGCAGAACTTTCTGATGCTTGCACAAAGGGTGAACCGCAAACAGAGTTGGTGCTACTTGTTTTTTTGCGTCTCGTTGAAGATGTTGCGCTCCTTCAAACGATTGAATCAAACCAACGACGCAAAGATATGTATCAAGCGCTCACCAATAATATGAAtgatatatttgatttttttcgacGTTTAATTGAATTACATGTAACAGGATTTCGTGACGCTACCGCACATGGAAACTATCAAAAAGCTAGCGCACATGGTCGAGTTGTGGAGGTGGTGTTACTAACATTGACCGGTTTTGTGGAATGGGTTTCAATGCAACACATCACCTTAAATAATTGTAAATTACTACAAATACTGTGCATTTTATTGAATGATAAAGCATTCCAAACTAACGCCGCCGAATGTCTTTCACAAATTACCCAGCGCAAAGGACAAGTAAAGGAACGTAGACCACTCCTTATGCTTTTCAGTGAAGAGCCAATGCGTTATATTTACACAGCTAGTCAAATGCTGCCTGATGCAATTACTAGCGCAGCACTTGAACAAAatcataattttcttaaaaagctCCTAAATATGTTGAGTGGTTTGGCACAGCAAATTGTATTATTGTGGGGTAAAGAGGATGGTAGCATACAGCGTCCACAacattttgaaatatttcttgaatgtttgctttATTTGGCACGCCATCCCTCCATGACGGTTGCTCATGGTTCTACTCTTATTTGGAATGTGCTGCTTAAGCATGATGGCATTTCGAAGGATCCTGTGGTGGTACCTTACATTCCCAAAATGATTGACGTTGTCGCCCCACGTATTATAAAACCACTATATCCAAGCACACGTACGTTGCCCGCCACGTTATCTACTGCCGCTTACATATGCTTGGAATATGATAGTGAAGAAGAATTTGCGGTGTTCTATCATCGTTGCCGCACAGATTTCTTAGAGGTGTTTCGTCAGTCTACGCTCATACAGCCAATTATTACATTTAACTATTGCGAACAATGGCTTAATGCTCGTTTAGCTAAGGCGCACACGGAACGTGATAATCCAAATTGTTCTGTTAAAGATCCGGTTTATATGGAATGGGAGGCATTGGTGTGCGTTATCGATGGTGTTCTTAGTCGTATTCTTTTGGTTTCAGAACGCCCTGCCGTACAGTCAGGCTTGCGTTTATTGGAGGAATGTTTAAAAGTGGAAACAACTAATCCCCTTATACTTTCCATACTTCTTTCCTGCATTTCCgctctttttgtttttctcagCATGTCATCGTGTCAAATAACACTAAATAATTGTGTTGCTATGAGCGGAGTAGCATTATTGCCACGTGTGTTAGAGCGTATTTTCCAAGCGCTTGTTTTTCGTGATGCTAATGAGGTGGATACAGGAACAACACGCGCACAGGCTGTTAAAAATTTGCACCGTCATGCTGCTTCATTAATGGTCAAACTGGGTCATAAATATCCGCTATTGCTATTACCCGTATTCGATCAGATTGATACACATGTTAAGGCTTTGCTTGATGATCCACGAAATGTATTGAGTAAGATGGAACGTACCACCTTACAGGAGGCTCTACTCTTGATATCGAATCATTTTTGTGATTATGAACGACAGACTGCATTTGTGGCAAATATAATGCGCGATACGCTACCACATTGGCCTACCTTCGCAGAAGTATTTAAAACGCCATACAATTTCATACAATTTGTTGGGCTTAATAAACCGGCAGTAACGCCAATACAAGCCGATCCTAACAGTGTGAATCGTGGCCATTTATTAGATGCTTTGAATGTAGTGTTGGGTATTATTAAGCGTTGCACTTGGCCTGATGATCCGGATCGCGCTTCACGAGGAGGCTTTGTTGTTGGTTTTACCGAGCATGGTAATCCCATTTGTCGCAATCCAGCCACACCACATGTCATTCCATTGCTGCCACACATTCTTGCGCTAATGCGAGTACTCAACGAGCTCTATCGTCCACAAGCGTTGTCGTTTCTTTCAGAGGATTTTCGCAATGTCTACACCATGATGGATCATGAGAAGAAAACTTTATTGGGCGTATTTACTCCACCTGCTGATCCATTAGATCCCAGCGTGAAAAAGTTGTCAACTACCGTTGAACGTATACAGCAATTTATGTCACTACTCTACGATAGTTGTTACCACATGATGGGTTCAGCTGGTCCGTCGCTGGGGCGTGATCTTTATCAGTTGCAGGGCATCGCCGATGCGCTAATCAATAGCATTTTCGCTTCACTTGAAGATGTACCAGATTATCGCTTGCGTCCCGTAGTGCGCGTTTTCTTCAAACCATTTATCTACTCTTGCCCGCCCGCCTTCTACGATACGGTGTTGGTGCCGATATTTGCACATTTGGCGCCATTCATGTGCCATCATTTGATACAACGCTGGACATATATTTCGTCCCTTTACGAATCGGGTCAATTGAATGAAGAAACAAATGACACGCAGGAAGTACTGGAGGATATGTTGAATCGTTCGTTGACACGCGAATATTTGGATGTACTAAAAGTTGCACTTGTTGGAGCTGGTGCGGACAATGTGCCAGCGGTGATAAATGTAGCCGATGTTGCTATGGAACCGGAGGAACATTCCATGGATGGCGCAGCGCATACACGCGCTGCACAATCTGCTCTCCTGTCAGATATAATTAGCGATTTGGGTGTTAAGTTGTTGCGAAACGATGCGACAAGCAATTATATACTCATGACCTTAATGGCCGCACTCTCTTGGCAGGATAGCGCATGTAGCATGAAGGCGGTGAATGTTGTGGCGCCCGTAATGCGTTTTTTGGCCTCGAGCGATATACAATTAATGGATCAAAATAAAGCCACAACTGCATTCCATGCAGTATTGCAAGGTTTACAAGTGCATGGTATGCATGAGGCCAATCAAGCGGGTCTAATAACGCTTGGTGTGCAATTCTATGAGTTACTACGTCCTAAATTTCCCATTCTAAGCGATGTACTACGTAATATACCGAATGTAAATGCAGCGGATGTGCAGAAATTTGATGAGAAAGTAAGCGGGGCGCCTTTGAAGGGCAATAAGGTTGATAAGACAAAGAAAGATTTATTCAAAAAGATGACGGCACGCTTGGTAGGGCGCAGCGTCAATGAGATGTTCAGTCGTCAAATAGAAATACTCAATTTGCCGCCAATGCAAGCACCTGCACGCAAACCGAACATCGACATTGTTGATATAACCCAAAATGCGGGTCTAACACAGCTATTTAGTGGTGCGGAAAAGTGA